Proteins from a genomic interval of Quercus lobata isolate SW786 chromosome 11, ValleyOak3.0 Primary Assembly, whole genome shotgun sequence:
- the LOC115968755 gene encoding F-box/kelch-repeat protein At3g23880-like, translating into MSQAIRERVPNDVVADILGGLPVKSLIRFSCVSKFLNSIISDPTFISTHFKLNLNQPKSSISPNTQPGYYLLYKTSSSKELCTVFCNNDDYTLTQISRFEIPNVFDKCSEVVGFCNGIFCLASFDKDLHHISYLWNPSIGMFKKLLATRLTGEDFRIVVFGLAYDCQNNDFKVLRLVGFFGREAEAEIYSLRMGSWTKVVISMESLRGYEPNIGTIVDVMPPCVFCNGALHCTAFTRQGRFILSFDVSDERFREIMMPRDFRDGIIVMFEQVAVFKGSLAIIVFSHNFLNLGIPGGCLCHIWVMEEYGVADSWTRKFLVPLSDWVWEPLFYGCTDNGELLIKNDSGLVSIDPESRNQNILAIEDSNWVGFSANSMESLVLLDGGK; encoded by the coding sequence ATGTCTCAAGCTATTCGCGAGCGTGTTCCAAACGACGTCGTGGCAGACATCCTGGGTGGTCTACCAGTGAAATCCTTAATCCGATTCAGCTGCGTTTCGAAATTTTTGAACTCCATTATCAGCGACCCAACCTTCATTTCCACACACTTCAAGCTCAACCTAAACCAACCCAAATCATCAATATCCCCAAACACTCAGCCTGGTTATTATCTGCTATATAAGActtcatcttccaaagaattgTGTACGGTTTTTTGCAATAACGACGACTACACATTGACCCAGATTTCCAGGTTTGAAATCCCCAATGTTTTTGACAAGTGCAGCGAAGTTGTTGGTTTCTGTAATGGAATTTTCTGCCTAGCTAGTTTTGACAAAGATCTTCATCATATATCATATTTGTGGAACCCAAGCATTGGAATGTTTAAGAAGCTTCTAGCTACTCGCTTGACCGGCGAGGATTTTAGGATTGTTGTTTTTGGACTTGCATATGATTGTCAAAACAATGATTTCAAGGTTTTGAGGCTTGTGGGCTTTTTTGGAAGAGAAGCTGAGGCTGAGATTTACAGCTTGAGGATGGGTTCCTGGACAAAGGTTGTAATATCGATGGAGTCGTTAAGAGGCTATGAACCCAACATTGGAACCATTGTTGATGTTATGCCACCCTGTGTATTTTGTAATGGAGCTTTGCACTGTACGGCATTTACTCGACAAGGTCGTTTCATTTTGTCCTTCGACGTTAGTGATGAGAGGTTCCGTGAGATAATGATGCCTCGTGATTTTCGTGATGGAATCATTGTAATGTTTGAACAAGTTGCGGTGTTCAAGGGATCGCTGGCTATTATTGTTTTCTCTCATAATTTTCTCAATCTAGGCATTCCGGGGGGTTGCTTATGCCACATTTGGGTTATGGAGGAATATGGTGTGGCCGATTCTTGGACTAGAAAATTTCTGGTGCCATTAAGTGATTGGGTTTGGGAACCTCTTTTTTATGGTTGCACTGACAATGGTGAACTTTTGATTAAGAATGACAGTGGGCTGGTTTCAATTGACCCCGAGAGTCGAAATCAGAACATTCTTGCAATTGAAGATTCCAATTGGGTGGGGTTCTCGGCTAATTCAATGGAGAGCTTGGTTTTACTTGATGGGGGTAAGTAA
- the LOC115968756 gene encoding protein DETOXIFICATION 46, chloroplastic-like: MQLKTLARPSHTPIGAPNLQRLSRPSIFLSNQFTPRLRNSTTPPPQSIRISHKNNLRNRFLTACTSASHELIEEDKLENDNNVASVSLSSEEEEEEEEVVVEVVESKREDLANQSIWKQMKEIVMFSGPATGLWICGPLMSLISTAVIGRGSSTELAALGPGTVFCDNMNLLFMFLSIATSNMVATSLAKRDKNEVQHQISILLFVGITCGTLMLLFTQFLGPWALTAFAGPKNVHIVPAASKYVQIRGLAWPAILFGLVAQSASLGMKDSLGPLKALVVASSVNAIGHVVLCNMLHFGITGAAWATMTSQLIAAYMMIDALKQKGYSAFSISIPSPKEFLQIFAIAAPVFVTMFSKVAFYSLITYFATAMGTNTVAAHQVMIQMYGMCVVWGEPLSQTAQSFMPELLYGVNQSLEKARMLLKSLMVIGAILGLAIATIGMSVPWLLPKLFTPDLNVIQEMHKVLILFFLSLAVTPCTHSLEGTLLAGRDLTFISLSMSGCFSLGALLLLLVKGYGLPGCWFALVGFQWGRFFLALQRLLSPSGVLQSKNMINYKPEKLKAA; the protein is encoded by the exons ATGCAGCTCAAAACCCTAGCTCGTCCTTCCCACACTCCAATCGGAGCCCCAAATCTCCAACGACTCTCTCGCCCTTCAATCTTCCTCAGCAACCAATTCACCCCTCGCCTCCGCAACTCCACCACTCCGCCGCCGCAGAGTATTCGCATCTCTCATAAGAACAATCTTCGCAATCGGTTCCTAACAGCTTGCACTAGCGCTAGTCATGAACTCATCGAAGAAGATAAGCTCGAAAATGATAATAATGTCGCTTCAGTTTCACTCTCTtccgaagaagaagaagaagaagaagaagtagtgGTGGAAGTTGTAGAATCGAAGAGAGAGGATTTGGCGAACCAGAGCATATGGAAGCAAATGAAGGAGATCGTGATGTTTTCAGGTCCCGCCACGGGGCTATGGATCTGTGGACCGTTGATGAGTCTCATCTCAACGGCTGTGATCGGTCGGGGAAGCTCAACGGAGCTCGCTGCTTTAG GCCCTGGAACGGTCTTTTGCGATAATATGAATCTTTTGTTCATGTTCCTTTCAATTGCTACTTCAAATATGGTTGCCACTTCGCTTGCCAAAAGG GATAAAAATGAAGTTCAGCATCAAATATCTATCTTGCTCTTTGTTGGGATAACTTGTGGGACTTTGATGCTTTTGTTTACCCAGTTCCTGGGTCCATGGGCACTGACTG ctttTGCTGGGCCAAAGAACGTGCATATTGTACCTGCAGCAAGCAAATATGTCCAG ATTCGAGGCTTGGCATGGCCTGCAATTCTTTTTGGGTTGGTTGCTCAAAGTGCAAG TCTTGGCATGAAAGATTCATTGGGACCTCTGAAGGCTTTGGTGGTAGCTAGTTCTGTGAATGCCATTGGTCATGTAGTCCTGTGCAATATGTTACACTTTGGTATAACTGGTGCAGCATGGGCAACAATGACATCACAA CTTATTGCAGCTTATATGATGATTGACGCTCTTAAACAAAAAGGATATAGCGCTTTTTCCATCTCCATTCCATCGCCCAAAGAATTTTTGCAGATATTTGCAATTGCTGCTCCAGTCTTTGTAACAATGTTCTCAAAG GTGGCCTTCTATTCTCTCATAACATATTTTGCTACAGCTATGGGCACAAATACAGTTGCGGCTCATCAG GTCATGATCCAAATGTACGGCATGTGTGTGGTATGGGGTGAACCTCTCTCTCAAACTGCACAATCGTTCATGCCAGAGTTATTATATGGAGTCAACCAAAGTTTGGAGAAG GCTCGAATGCTGCTAAAGTCACTGATGGTTATTGGAGCTATACTTGGATTAGCAATAGCAACGATAGGAATGTCCGTTCCTTGGTTGCTTCCCAAACTTTTTACACCTGATCTTAATGTCATACAAGAG ATGCACAAGGTGTTGATtctgttctttctttcattAGCTGTGACGCCCTGTACTCATAGCCTAGAGGGAACATTGCTG GCTGGACGAGATCTAACATTTATTAGCTTATCAATGAGCGGATGCTTTTCTTTGGGTGCTCTTCTACTGCTG CTTGTAAAAGGATACGGTTTGCCAGGTTGCTGGTTTGCACTTGTGGGATTTCAATGG GGTCGATTTTTTCTTGCTCTCCAGCGCCTTCTTTCTCCTAGTGGTGTACTACAGTCCAAAAATATGATCAACTATAAACCGGAGAAGCTCAAAGCTGCTTAG